A genome region from Natronobeatus ordinarius includes the following:
- a CDS encoding PIN domain-containing protein codes for MPRALVDTTVLFAAAYRRDSAHNDALPILRGIDTAALPEAVILEYVLAETLNGLTTHAGHDAAVDFLDRVEENTRFHIDSLTADEVAAAKSLFRQHERFSFVDAAIVAYMQVEGLGYLYAFDDDFDAAADVYRLDIATNPYQPE; via the coding sequence ATGCCCCGCGCACTCGTTGATACGACTGTTCTCTTTGCGGCGGCGTACCGTCGTGACAGTGCACACAACGATGCCCTCCCTATCCTCAGAGGAATCGACACCGCTGCCCTCCCGGAAGCGGTGATTCTCGAGTACGTCCTCGCAGAGACGCTCAATGGGCTGACGACGCACGCGGGCCACGACGCCGCTGTCGACTTTCTCGATCGGGTGGAAGAGAATACGCGATTCCACATCGACTCCCTGACAGCGGACGAGGTTGCCGCGGCAAAATCGCTCTTCCGGCAGCACGAGCGCTTCTCGTTCGTCGATGCCGCTATCGTCGCGTACATGCAGGTGGAGGGGCTCGGTTATCTCTACGCGTTCGACGACGATTTCGACGCTGCAGCGGACGTCTACCGTCTCGACATCGCAACTAACCCATATCAACCTGAGTGA
- a CDS encoding AbrB/MazE/SpoVT family DNA-binding domain-containing protein produces the protein MSSESVDSESKVSGNQANIPARIRRKLDIDDGDKLRWHIEDDGTLRVQVVQQRSGTFSDFDGYDGDQSTEVESQHDTWGVDIE, from the coding sequence ATGAGTAGTGAGAGTGTCGACTCCGAGAGCAAGGTTTCGGGAAATCAGGCGAACATTCCCGCCCGTATCCGCCGGAAACTCGATATCGACGACGGTGACAAACTACGCTGGCACATCGAGGATGACGGCACGCTTCGCGTCCAGGTCGTTCAGCAGCGCAGCGGTACGTTCAGCGACTTCGATGGCTACGATGGCGATCAGTCGACAGAAGTCGAGAGCCAGCACGACACGTGGGGCGTCGACATCGAGTAG
- a CDS encoding ABC transporter substrate-binding protein, with protein MGENTMFSRRGVLRGVGGGAVVLVGLGGAGGVSAQEEISLTALWTDDEEEDFLAVVDYVEEETGIEISYQPRDTEPLLTETLMDFEAGVATADVVVFPTEGRVRRDGEAGHLEPVGDLWDEDDYTTDHDPVTVDDEVYAAPFGGDIKPGFWYRRSFFEEHGLEEPDDYDAFLDLLAEIDGIEGVEAPLASANGDGWPLSDVTEAFILRQEEGAQLQQDLIDGEAEFTDDRVVTALEELQELLQEGYFSEVRDFGVQYEFFWANETPLYFMGSWTPAFGPIEDPEDLDYFRLPGTEAMVTSINWFTIPTYGENIDAAREALEAIISPEGQQIWTERGGFIPTAVDVPADAFELDIMREISEDAEEVELVPDLDDALGDPFQAEFWSQLLGLWAEPDQDVEPIVEALDDVLAETVAEEEDVEEIEADDEA; from the coding sequence ATGGGCGAGAATACCATGTTCAGTCGACGCGGAGTACTTCGAGGTGTGGGCGGAGGCGCCGTCGTGCTCGTCGGACTCGGAGGCGCTGGCGGAGTGAGCGCACAGGAAGAAATTTCCCTAACCGCGCTCTGGACCGACGACGAAGAGGAAGACTTCCTCGCCGTGGTCGACTACGTCGAGGAGGAGACCGGGATCGAGATCTCCTACCAGCCTCGAGACACCGAACCGCTCCTGACGGAGACCCTGATGGACTTCGAGGCGGGCGTCGCGACCGCGGACGTCGTCGTGTTTCCCACGGAGGGACGCGTCCGGAGAGACGGGGAAGCCGGTCACCTCGAGCCGGTCGGCGACCTGTGGGACGAGGACGACTACACGACCGACCACGATCCGGTAACGGTGGACGACGAGGTGTACGCCGCTCCGTTCGGGGGCGACATCAAGCCCGGCTTCTGGTACCGGCGGTCCTTTTTCGAGGAACACGGCCTCGAGGAGCCCGACGACTACGACGCGTTCCTCGACCTGCTCGCGGAGATTGACGGGATCGAGGGCGTCGAGGCGCCGCTGGCCTCGGCCAACGGCGACGGCTGGCCGCTGAGCGACGTGACCGAGGCGTTCATCCTCCGACAGGAAGAGGGCGCCCAGCTTCAGCAGGACCTCATCGACGGCGAGGCCGAGTTCACCGACGACCGGGTCGTCACCGCCCTCGAGGAGCTCCAGGAGCTCCTCCAGGAGGGCTACTTCAGCGAGGTTCGGGACTTCGGGGTCCAGTACGAGTTCTTCTGGGCGAACGAGACGCCGCTGTACTTCATGGGCTCGTGGACGCCGGCGTTCGGCCCGATCGAGGATCCCGAAGACCTCGATTACTTCAGGCTCCCCGGCACGGAGGCGATGGTGACGAGCATCAACTGGTTCACTATCCCCACCTACGGGGAGAATATCGACGCGGCGAGAGAGGCCCTCGAGGCCATCATCTCGCCGGAGGGCCAGCAGATCTGGACCGAGCGCGGGGGCTTCATCCCCACGGCCGTCGACGTCCCGGCGGACGCCTTCGAACTCGACATCATGCGCGAGATCTCTGAAGACGCAGAGGAGGTAGAACTCGTGCCCGACCTCGACGACGCGCTCGGCGACCCGTTCCAGGCCGAGTTCTGGTCACAGCTGCTCGGGCTCTGGGCGGAGCCGGACCAGGACGTCGAGCCGATCGTCGAGGCGCTCGACGACGTGTTAGCCGAAACCGTCGCGGAGGAAGAAGACGTCGAAGAGATCGAAGCGGACGACGAGGCATAA
- a CDS encoding DUF192 domain-containing protein, with the protein MAPGRTSRLLLLSGVVLVVAVVLVGLGVLPQLWGDDRAEVRIVGDDGATKATVDAEVADTPRERYVGLSDHDSLEPGEGMLFVHATEGERTYVMRDMDFDIDIIFVGADGEITTIHHARAPGPSEDGEDLRYTGQAKWVLEVPAGTVEEAEIEVGDEIRIDDG; encoded by the coding sequence ATGGCTCCTGGGCGAACCTCGAGGCTGCTCCTGCTCTCGGGCGTCGTCCTCGTCGTCGCCGTCGTCCTCGTCGGACTCGGCGTCCTCCCCCAACTGTGGGGCGACGACCGGGCGGAGGTCCGGATCGTCGGCGACGACGGGGCGACGAAAGCGACGGTCGACGCCGAGGTCGCCGATACCCCGCGCGAGCGGTACGTCGGACTGAGCGACCACGACTCGCTCGAGCCCGGCGAGGGGATGCTGTTCGTCCACGCCACCGAGGGCGAGCGGACGTACGTCATGCGCGACATGGACTTCGATATCGACATCATCTTCGTCGGGGCCGACGGCGAGATCACGACGATTCACCATGCCCGCGCACCCGGGCCCAGCGAGGACGGCGAGGATCTCCGGTACACGGGACAGGCGAAGTGGGTGCTCGAAGTGCCTGCGGGGACGGTCGAGGAGGCGGAAATCGAGGTCGGCGACGAGATCCGGATCGACGACGGGTGA
- a CDS encoding ABC transporter ATP-binding protein gives MSGIDWDEDDPFEEQRESVDGPMRRLIGEYGRPYWFSVTAGIIASVLARLLDLIPAILLGVAIDAIFLETRPFNLQFVPDAWIPATQEEQFVLTVVIIALSFVIGAAFHWIRNWGFNAFAQDIQHDVRTDTYDTMQRLDMDFFADKQTGEMMSILSNDVNQLERFLNDGLNAAFRLSVMVLGIAAVLFTINPQLALVSLAPVPLIAVFTYIFVKKIQPKYAAVRSSVGKVNSRLENNLGGIQVIKASNTEDYESGRVDDVSRKYYDTNWGAIRIRIKFFPGLQIISGIGFVLTFLVGGYWVFAGAPGPFTGTLDVGQFATFILLTQQLVWPMAQFGQIINMYQRANASAERIFGLMDETGRVDEEDDPEPLEITDGRVEYDEVAFGYDEETILEDVSFDVPGGETIALVGPTGAGKSTVLKLLLRLYDVDEGAIRIDGQDVRDVSLRSLRQSMGYVGQESYLFYGTVEENITYGTFDASREEVVAAAKAAEAHEFIENLPDGYDTMVGERGVKLSGGQRQRLCIARAVLEDPDILILDEATSDVDTETEMLIQRSIDRLTEERTTFAIAHRLSTIKDADKIVVLEDGKIVERGTHDELLAEDGLYAHLWGVQAGEIDELPQEFIERAQRRQARTEIGDDD, from the coding sequence ATGAGCGGAATCGACTGGGACGAGGACGACCCGTTCGAGGAGCAACGGGAGTCGGTCGACGGGCCGATGCGGCGGCTCATCGGCGAGTACGGCCGACCCTACTGGTTTTCGGTGACGGCAGGGATTATCGCGAGTGTCCTCGCGCGGCTGCTGGACCTGATTCCGGCGATCCTCCTGGGAGTCGCGATCGACGCGATCTTCCTCGAGACGCGCCCGTTCAACCTCCAGTTCGTCCCAGACGCGTGGATTCCGGCGACCCAGGAAGAACAGTTCGTCCTCACCGTCGTCATCATCGCCCTCTCGTTCGTGATCGGGGCGGCGTTCCACTGGATCCGAAACTGGGGGTTCAACGCCTTCGCCCAGGACATCCAGCACGACGTCAGGACCGACACGTACGACACGATGCAACGGCTGGACATGGACTTTTTCGCCGACAAGCAGACCGGCGAGATGATGTCGATCCTGAGCAACGACGTCAATCAACTCGAGCGATTTCTCAACGACGGGCTGAACGCCGCGTTCCGGCTGTCGGTGATGGTGCTCGGCATCGCAGCGGTGCTGTTCACCATCAACCCGCAACTCGCACTCGTCTCGCTCGCCCCCGTCCCCCTCATCGCCGTCTTCACGTACATTTTCGTCAAGAAGATTCAGCCGAAGTACGCTGCCGTGCGCTCGTCGGTCGGGAAGGTCAACTCACGACTCGAGAACAACCTCGGCGGCATCCAGGTGATCAAGGCGAGCAACACCGAGGACTACGAGTCGGGTCGCGTCGACGACGTCTCCCGAAAGTACTACGACACGAACTGGGGGGCGATCCGCATCCGGATCAAGTTCTTCCCGGGGTTGCAGATCATCTCGGGGATCGGCTTCGTGCTCACGTTCCTCGTCGGTGGCTACTGGGTGTTCGCCGGCGCACCCGGCCCGTTCACCGGCACGCTCGACGTCGGCCAGTTCGCGACGTTCATCCTGCTTACCCAGCAACTCGTCTGGCCGATGGCCCAGTTTGGACAGATCATCAATATGTATCAGCGCGCGAACGCCTCCGCCGAGCGGATCTTCGGTCTGATGGACGAGACGGGTCGCGTCGACGAGGAGGACGACCCCGAACCACTCGAGATCACGGACGGGCGCGTCGAGTACGACGAGGTCGCGTTCGGCTACGACGAGGAGACGATCCTCGAGGACGTCTCCTTCGACGTTCCGGGCGGGGAGACGATCGCGCTCGTCGGACCGACGGGGGCAGGCAAGTCGACGGTGCTCAAACTACTCCTGCGCCTGTACGACGTCGACGAGGGGGCGATCCGCATCGACGGCCAGGACGTCCGGGACGTCTCGCTTCGGAGCCTCAGACAGTCGATGGGCTACGTCGGCCAGGAGTCGTACCTCTTCTACGGCACCGTCGAGGAGAACATCACCTACGGCACGTTCGACGCGAGCCGCGAGGAGGTCGTCGCGGCGGCGAAAGCCGCGGAGGCCCACGAGTTCATCGAGAACCTCCCCGACGGCTACGACACGATGGTCGGTGAACGCGGCGTCAAACTCTCCGGCGGCCAGCGCCAGCGCCTCTGTATCGCCCGGGCCGTGCTCGAGGATCCGGACATCCTGATCCTCGACGAGGCCACGAGCGACGTCGACACCGAGACGGAGATGCTCATCCAGCGCTCGATCGACCGGCTCACCGAGGAGCGAACGACGTTCGCCATCGCCCACCGACTCTCGACGATCAAGGACGCCGACAAGATCGTCGTCCTCGAGGACGGGAAGATCGTCGAGCGCGGCACGCACGACGAACTGCTCGCCGAGGACGGCCTCTACGCCCACCTCTGGGGCGTCCAGGCCGGCGAGATCGACGAACTTCCCCAGGAGTTCATCGAGCGCGCCCAGCGCCGCCAGGCCCGGACGGAGATCGGCGACGACGACTGA
- a CDS encoding HalOD1 output domain-containing protein, producing MDARVSGVRVEAVEYFQESGTVRTQFDQEKTPASMAVTATLADLIGTDPVELDPLHSTVDPDELDALVRVRNGTNGDIHVTFTHESHAITVHSYGVITITPEHELTAEKHERIAGR from the coding sequence ATGGACGCAAGGGTATCTGGGGTTAGAGTCGAAGCGGTCGAATACTTTCAGGAATCTGGGACTGTTCGCACCCAGTTCGATCAAGAGAAGACACCCGCGAGCATGGCTGTTACCGCAACGCTGGCGGACCTAATCGGGACTGATCCGGTTGAACTCGACCCGCTCCACTCTACCGTTGATCCCGACGAATTAGATGCGCTCGTCCGGGTTCGAAACGGGACGAACGGAGACATCCACGTTACCTTCACGCACGAAAGCCACGCGATAACCGTACACAGCTACGGTGTGATCACCATCACACCAGAACACGAACTCACAGCGGAGAAACACGAAAGGATCGCAGGAAGATGA
- a CDS encoding helix-turn-helix domain-containing protein yields MATVMEFTSPVAEFPLGSVFENLPGVTVELERLIPHETLIIPYFWVRGADTEDIEASFEKHAGVSNIRLVDRVEDEYLMRAEWEQEYFGILSALAKANVVVLSGIGMKDEWRFEVRGESQEAIAAFRDYCQENDIPVAITAVHAMLPIQGEGYELTETQREALVLAYERGYFDTPREASLEEIADELGITQQSLSSRLRRGHRRLIGATLSSSL; encoded by the coding sequence ATGGCGACTGTGATGGAGTTTACGAGTCCGGTAGCGGAGTTTCCGCTGGGGAGTGTGTTCGAGAATTTGCCGGGCGTGACCGTCGAACTGGAGCGACTGATTCCACACGAGACGCTGATTATCCCGTATTTCTGGGTGCGTGGTGCAGACACGGAGGACATCGAAGCCTCGTTCGAAAAACACGCTGGCGTGTCCAACATCCGACTGGTCGATCGCGTCGAAGACGAGTATCTCATGCGTGCCGAGTGGGAACAAGAGTACTTCGGCATCCTGAGTGCGCTTGCCAAGGCCAACGTCGTCGTGCTCTCTGGAATCGGTATGAAAGACGAGTGGCGATTCGAGGTGCGCGGCGAGAGTCAGGAGGCAATCGCCGCGTTTCGAGATTACTGCCAGGAAAACGATATTCCAGTAGCGATCACCGCCGTCCACGCAATGCTTCCGATTCAAGGGGAGGGCTACGAGTTGACCGAGACCCAACGCGAGGCGCTGGTGTTAGCTTACGAGCGGGGCTACTTCGATACCCCACGCGAGGCGTCGCTCGAAGAGATCGCTGACGAGCTCGGCATCACCCAGCAGTCACTATCGTCACGCCTTCGACGCGGGCATCGACGCCTCATTGGAGCGACGCTCAGCAGTTCGTTGTGA
- a CDS encoding helix-turn-helix domain-containing protein, with protein sequence MSVITEIRIPSDAFELGQILDLEDASAIELETLVPSGNATVPLFWVYEPVGNGFLETVERYPTVNSVTEVDVFEDRTLFRIDWDASQDHLFQCILEHDGQILSATGSPEGWNFEIRFPDREALSRCQDCCENAHISLELTRIYNPTDPEAGPWYGLSEPQREALTLSVRMGYYDIPRGCTTAELANELGISDQAVTERLRRAIGAFGRHALLTPEPDA encoded by the coding sequence ATGAGTGTGATAACGGAGATTCGCATCCCATCCGATGCTTTTGAACTCGGGCAAATTCTCGATCTAGAGGATGCGTCGGCCATCGAACTCGAAACGCTCGTCCCGAGTGGGAACGCTACCGTGCCGCTCTTCTGGGTCTACGAACCGGTCGGAAACGGCTTTCTCGAGACCGTCGAGCGCTATCCAACTGTCAACAGCGTCACGGAGGTGGACGTGTTCGAAGACCGAACACTGTTCAGGATCGACTGGGATGCGAGCCAGGACCACCTTTTTCAGTGCATCCTGGAACACGACGGGCAAATACTGAGTGCTACTGGATCACCGGAAGGGTGGAATTTCGAGATACGATTCCCTGACCGCGAGGCATTGAGTCGGTGCCAGGACTGTTGTGAGAACGCGCACATCTCCCTGGAGCTAACCCGTATATACAATCCGACGGACCCCGAGGCCGGTCCGTGGTACGGCTTGAGTGAGCCACAGAGAGAAGCGCTGACGCTTTCCGTTCGAATGGGGTACTACGACATTCCACGAGGCTGTACGACCGCAGAACTCGCTAACGAACTCGGGATTTCCGATCAGGCAGTGACGGAGCGACTGCGTCGTGCCATCGGTGCGTTCGGGAGGCACGCACTTCTCACTCCCGAGCCAGATGCGTAA
- a CDS encoding DUF7344 domain-containing protein gives MDENIELGTHDLQSIEEVSDSSGRERAISPDTALSAVANEHRRAILDALDNASEKTLEYDVLVDRVADRVRDEDARRESDEHRQRVRIELHHTHLPKLDEARIIDYEAETGHIQFVGGELERELLTLVEPYDVHE, from the coding sequence ATGGATGAGAACATAGAGCTTGGAACACATGATCTCCAGTCAATTGAGGAGGTTTCCGATTCTTCGGGGCGTGAGAGAGCGATCTCCCCCGATACGGCTCTGTCGGCAGTAGCGAATGAACATCGACGTGCTATCCTCGACGCGTTGGACAACGCATCCGAGAAGACACTGGAATACGATGTACTCGTAGATCGCGTTGCAGACCGGGTTCGGGACGAAGACGCGAGGCGGGAGTCAGACGAACACCGACAACGCGTCCGGATCGAACTTCATCATACCCATCTACCAAAACTGGACGAGGCTCGGATAATCGACTATGAGGCTGAAACGGGGCACATCCAGTTTGTTGGCGGCGAACTGGAACGAGAACTCCTGACGCTGGTCGAACCGTACGACGTCCACGAGTGA
- a CDS encoding DUF5789 family protein, with protein sequence MSDDSRQQGVELGDLGEQLRSHEYPASQDELLEDYGDEELELAEETATLEELISPLNEDEYESYDELEGAIMNMVGDEAIGRKNYSDRTPYAPGEDRQEEGAPGQDVDGGQESF encoded by the coding sequence ATGAGCGACGATAGTCGACAGCAGGGCGTCGAACTGGGCGACCTGGGGGAGCAGCTCCGGAGTCACGAGTACCCGGCGAGCCAGGACGAACTGCTCGAGGACTACGGCGACGAGGAACTCGAGCTGGCAGAGGAGACGGCGACGCTCGAGGAGCTCATCTCCCCGCTGAACGAAGACGAGTATGAGTCCTACGACGAGCTCGAGGGGGCGATCATGAACATGGTGGGAGACGAGGCGATCGGGCGGAAGAACTACAGCGACCGGACGCCGTACGCGCCGGGCGAGGACCGACAGGAGGAAGGTGCACCGGGGCAGGACGTCGATGGGGGCCAGGAGTCGTTCTAA
- a CDS encoding creatininase family protein, which translates to MHLARATWTEVADLETDLAVVPVGSTEQHGPHAPLGTDFLAAEAVAEAGVEAFDGDVVLAPTIPLGVAEEHRHFPGTMWLSPDTFRAVVRESVASLASHGFDRVVLVNGHGGNVDALREASGTITRHDDAYAVSFTWFENVGDHASEMGHGGPLETALVRHCHPDLVREARLEEAREGAAERWGEWVSHTNLAHDSAAFTANGVVGDPTAGSAARGAELLELAAAALARLLEAVSERDVSRPDRR; encoded by the coding sequence ATGCATCTCGCTCGAGCCACCTGGACAGAGGTGGCCGACCTCGAGACGGACCTCGCCGTCGTCCCGGTCGGCAGCACGGAACAGCACGGCCCACACGCCCCGCTTGGCACCGACTTCCTCGCTGCGGAGGCGGTCGCCGAGGCCGGCGTCGAGGCGTTCGACGGGGACGTCGTCCTCGCGCCCACGATCCCCCTCGGCGTCGCCGAGGAACACCGCCACTTCCCCGGGACGATGTGGCTCTCGCCGGATACCTTCCGCGCCGTCGTCCGGGAGTCCGTCGCGAGCCTCGCCAGCCACGGCTTCGATCGGGTCGTGCTCGTCAACGGTCACGGCGGCAACGTCGACGCCCTCCGGGAAGCGTCCGGGACGATTACCCGCCACGACGACGCCTACGCCGTTTCGTTCACCTGGTTCGAGAACGTCGGCGACCACGCGAGCGAGATGGGCCACGGCGGGCCACTCGAGACGGCGCTGGTGCGCCACTGCCACCCCGATCTCGTGCGCGAAGCGCGACTCGAGGAAGCCCGCGAGGGAGCCGCCGAGCGGTGGGGTGAGTGGGTCAGTCACACGAACCTCGCCCACGACTCGGCGGCGTTCACGGCCAACGGCGTCGTCGGCGACCCCACGGCGGGATCGGCAGCACGGGGAGCGGAGCTGCTCGAGCTGGCGGCCGCGGCGTTAGCGCGGCTACTCGAGGCGGTGTCCGAACGGGACGTCTCGCGACCCGACCGGCGCTGA
- a CDS encoding DUF5790 family protein: MSQTALDDDELFGEAATEMRSDVESSLEEAWAALPEADEIWETDAENVLGVLNGLKTALDAGDAEDHLRDAKKWYTMGERAGAFDDAEDLETELASLEEAIGDVTDAGEQVGELTATIPGLRGTLQDAVPDGGDDEADEDE, translated from the coding sequence ATGAGCCAGACGGCGCTCGACGACGACGAACTGTTCGGCGAAGCGGCCACCGAGATGCGCTCGGACGTCGAATCCTCGCTCGAGGAGGCGTGGGCGGCCCTCCCCGAGGCCGACGAAATCTGGGAGACCGACGCCGAAAACGTGCTCGGGGTGCTCAACGGACTGAAGACCGCCCTCGACGCGGGCGACGCCGAGGACCACCTCCGGGACGCGAAAAAGTGGTACACGATGGGCGAGCGCGCCGGCGCGTTCGACGACGCAGAGGATCTCGAAACCGAGCTCGCTTCCCTCGAGGAGGCGATCGGCGACGTCACCGACGCCGGCGAGCAGGTCGGCGAACTCACGGCGACGATCCCCGGCCTCAGGGGAACGCTCCAGGACGCGGTCCCCGACGGCGGCGACGACGAAGCCGACGAAGACGAGTAG
- a CDS encoding dihydroneopterin aldolase family protein, translated as MDESPTDAQVACFEAGIKFGTLYHQFAGTPVSLESAASLERAIEESIENQPHCVDVTVEIRREELETELAESAADYTELTGRFLEVEIVVEYEGQEVVTRMEMEDGYPLMRVVSVRRSSEKE; from the coding sequence ATGGACGAGTCGCCCACGGACGCCCAGGTCGCCTGCTTCGAGGCGGGCATCAAGTTCGGCACGCTCTACCACCAGTTCGCCGGGACGCCAGTCTCGCTCGAGAGCGCGGCGAGCCTCGAGCGAGCCATCGAGGAGTCGATCGAGAACCAGCCCCACTGCGTCGACGTGACCGTCGAAATCCGCCGGGAGGAACTCGAGACGGAACTCGCGGAGTCGGCCGCCGACTACACCGAGTTGACGGGACGCTTCCTCGAGGTCGAAATCGTCGTCGAGTACGAGGGCCAGGAAGTGGTCACCCGAATGGAGATGGAAGACGGCTATCCGCTGATGCGAGTGGTTTCGGTTCGGCGCTCGAGCGAGAAGGAGTAG
- the azf gene encoding NAD-dependent glucose-6-phosphate dehydrogenase Azf produces the protein MAQSVLLTGAGGRVGEAILADLGDEYEWRLLDRDPPTEDHPGEFVVADITDEAAVREAMAGIDAVIHLAGDPRKTAPWESVLPNNIDGTKVVYEAAVEAGVEKVAFASSNHAVGAYETDERTPDMYRVDDDFRLDGTELPRPGNLYGVSKATGEFLGRYYHDEYGLSVVCVRIGNLTKGHPPIDYERGQAMWLSYRDCAHLFDRCVKADYGFEIVYGISDNDRKYYSIDRAREVLGYDPQDNSAEHD, from the coding sequence ATGGCACAGTCGGTTCTGCTCACCGGGGCCGGGGGTCGCGTCGGGGAGGCGATTCTCGCAGACCTCGGCGACGAGTACGAGTGGCGGCTGCTCGATCGTGACCCGCCGACCGAGGACCACCCGGGCGAGTTCGTCGTCGCGGACATCACCGACGAGGCGGCCGTCCGCGAGGCGATGGCGGGCATCGACGCGGTGATCCACCTCGCGGGTGACCCGCGTAAGACTGCCCCGTGGGAGAGCGTCCTCCCGAACAACATCGACGGCACGAAGGTCGTCTACGAGGCCGCCGTCGAGGCGGGCGTCGAGAAGGTCGCGTTCGCCTCCTCGAACCACGCCGTCGGCGCTTACGAGACCGACGAGCGCACGCCCGACATGTACCGCGTGGACGACGACTTCCGGCTCGACGGCACCGAACTCCCGCGACCGGGGAACCTCTACGGCGTCTCGAAGGCCACCGGCGAGTTCCTCGGGCGGTACTACCACGACGAGTACGGCCTCTCGGTCGTCTGCGTTCGCATCGGCAATCTCACCAAGGGCCACCCCCCGATCGACTACGAACGCGGGCAGGCGATGTGGCTCTCCTACCGCGACTGTGCGCACTTGTTCGATCGCTGTGTGAAAGCCGACTACGGCTTCGAGATCGTCTACGGCATCTCCGACAACGACCGGAAGTACTACTCGATCGACCGCGCCCGCGAGGTGCTGGGGTACGACCCACAGGACAACTCCGCCGAGCACGATTGA
- a CDS encoding DUF309 domain-containing protein, with protein sequence MREALRAGIAIYNDGYYHAAHDAWEDRWLELESGTDDERFLHGLIQFTAAVYHARNRNWEGAVGLTESALEYLEELPATSRDVGLSRVRSYLERLAADPEVIERRPPIRVTHEGDAPGLEDLDVPETVVAAGVLAEELGYDEGPVETAGEYALADLEAGRDDSRFIALLFAFVREADDRDVVYRRLTAHVSRRRSREEDVEGLF encoded by the coding sequence ATGCGCGAGGCGCTCCGGGCCGGAATCGCCATCTACAACGACGGCTACTACCACGCTGCCCACGACGCCTGGGAGGACCGCTGGCTCGAGCTCGAGTCCGGTACCGACGACGAACGATTCTTACACGGCCTGATCCAGTTCACCGCCGCGGTCTACCACGCCCGCAACCGCAACTGGGAGGGCGCCGTCGGACTGACCGAAAGTGCGCTCGAGTACCTCGAGGAGCTCCCGGCGACCTCCCGCGACGTCGGGCTCTCGCGGGTCCGGAGCTACCTCGAGCGCCTCGCCGCCGATCCCGAGGTGATCGAGCGTCGCCCGCCGATTCGGGTCACGCACGAGGGCGACGCGCCGGGACTCGAGGACCTCGACGTTCCCGAGACGGTCGTCGCCGCGGGGGTCCTCGCCGAGGAACTCGGCTACGACGAGGGGCCGGTCGAGACCGCCGGCGAGTACGCGCTGGCCGACCTCGAGGCCGGTCGCGACGACAGCCGGTTCATCGCCCTGCTGTTCGCGTTCGTGCGCGAGGCCGACGATCGCGACGTGGTGTACCGGCGGCTGACGGCGCACGTGAGCCGACGGCGATCGCGGGAGGAGGACGTCGAGGGACTGTTTTAG